The nucleotide window CGCGCGAAACAAACACAATGCTTCGCCAAGTGTACGCACCTCCTTCCACTCCCCCTTGATGCCATTGATCATGTGGTTTTTCTTgtcccctttcccccctcctcgtaCTGACACTTGTGTGTAGCAAACCTCGCAACGCCCGCTCCAAGCGGGCCCTCGAGAAGCGCGAGCCCAAGGCCATCGAGAACCCCAAGACGTGCCTCTTCCTACGCGGCTCCTCGTGCTCGCAGGTGGTGCAGGACGCGCTCAACGACCTGCACGCGCTGCGCCTCCCGCTGGCCAAGAAGTTCACCAAGAAGAACCCCATCCACCCCTTCGAggacgcctcgtcgctcgagtTCTTCTCCGAGAAGAACGACGCCAGCCTGCTCGTCTTTGGCAGCACGCAGAAGAAGCGGCCCCACGCCATCACCTTTGTCCGCACCTTTGGCCACAAGGTGCTCGACATGCTCGAGACGTACCTCGACCCGGACTCGTTccgcgccatggcccagttcaagaacaagaagttcgccgtcggcctgcgGCCCATGCTGCTCTTCGCCGGCGCAGCGTTCGAGAGCCCCGTCGCCAACGAGTATACCCTCGCCAAGAGCATGCTGCTCGACTTCTTCCGCGGCGAGCCCTCGGACAAgatcgacgtcgagggcctgcagtACATTGtctccgtcaccgccgaggacgaggttgctgctggcggcgacggcagtggcagtggcagcggcaagccCGCCATCCACCTGCGCGTCTACCTCATCCGCACCAAGCGCAGCGGCCAGAAGCTCCcgcgcgtcgaggtcgaggagatTGGCCCGCGCATGgacctgcgcgtcggccgcgtccaggaggccgacgagtccatgctcaaggaggccatGCGCAAGCCCCGCGGCACCgaggagaagacgaagaaaaACGTCACCACCGACTCCATGGGCGACAAACTGGGACgcgtccacctcggccgccaggacctgagccagctccagctccgaaAGATGAAGGGCCTGAAGCGGTCaagaggcgacgacgacgagccccgcgaggacgtcgtcgaggaggacccCAAGAGGGCCAAGCACTAAGACGAGGAAATGCGGGCCATCGCTTTCTTGGGATTTTGGAGTTGTGGCGTTTCTGGGAGGCCAATATCACGTTCATACGTCATCTGCATCTGCGGGAGTTTAAAAGACACACACATATATGTACTCTCGAGCTCTTTGCTGGGGGCACCACCCAGCTCTCAAGTTCCTCGTGATGTCCTATTCCGTGCTCGGGGCCATTGGTCCTGAAGTGGTCCGGCAACTTTTGCAAGCCCATTTGTCTTCTTAGTGCTATTCCGCCAATCTCATGTTCATCGCACGGAGCACGAATACCGACCATCGGCACCCCAATCGTAAGATGAAAATCGCATTGAAGTTCCATCATGGTTGTCCCATTTCCTGGCGCCAATCGCTGAGGTCTCAATTCAAACCCAAAACGGGTAGCCAACAACGCCGGTCACGAATATCCCAAAATAAAAGACTTTCTGGAGTTCATCACCGTGTAAAGATGATGTCTCCTTCCAACCGACCCCAGGCCTCAGTCGAGCGGTGCCGCGGTAAGGCCAAAGTCCCCCACGACAGACAGCGAGGGGCTCGtctgggcggccgtcgctggGTTGGTCAACTTGGTCAGCAGCTCAATGTGGCTCATCATGGTCTCGACGAAGCCCTTGCCCGCTTGAGGCTGCTCCTCGCACTCGGCTCCCCATACGTCGGGTGGGATCGCGCTGCCCTCCCAGTGAGCAATCCGCACAGGCCATTCGAggtgccgccaccacgaggAGCCCGACTCGAACAGGCTGACGAGGCCCATGACTTCTCGgagcgcgacgtcgccgagccaCCACACGTTGTCCATGCGCTTGAGGAGCGCAAAGAAGCAGGccaggatggcgagggcgcggggccgcttttcctcgacgagctcgacgaagcggcgGGAGACGCTGGCGGGGAAGGCCAGCGTCGCGGGTGCGTACTTGTTCTTGTGGGCCCAATTGAGGACGCTGACGGCGTGCGAGTAGGCCTGGCTAGTTGCCGTGATTTGGAATCGATTTTCCGTGGCGAGTTCATCGTCCAGCCCATCGAGAAGATGGCCAAAAAAGGACTTTGGTCCGCGAGGATTGAGGTCGAGCTGgaagctgggctgggagTCGATGACAGCCTTGACAACCTCGCTGTTCCTGATCCACTGCCAAGAGGACGCAACAATCGTCTTTACGCCTTGAAAGGCGTGGAACCAAGGCATAGGCAGGGTGTAGCGGGTGTTTGGTTCtgtggcgtcgccgtcgccgtcgtccttggcgaATATACGAGAAGCGGTGGATTGGAAGGCGATGAGGGTGGCCGTGAGGAAGAGCGCTTCTGCATTGTCTGCCGTGATGCCGCGCTCGAGCGAAGAGCAGTACTCTGCAAGGGTGGACGCGGCGTAGGCATGCGACGCCCGAATGAGAGCCTTGTCGTTGGGGTTTTGCGTGCGAAGGTgcaaggcggcgacggacaggACAGCGTCCATGAGGTAATCCTTTCCCTGGAAGGCTATCTGCGGGACAGCGCGTTGCCAGACGTCCTCGTTGGTGGGCTGCTGAGTGGTGAAGAGGGTGCTGGCGGTATTGGTAGTGAAGTGGTGCAGCagacgg belongs to Purpureocillium takamizusanense chromosome 1, complete sequence and includes:
- a CDS encoding uncharacterized protein (EggNog:ENOG503P44J~COG:S), producing the protein MSPSSTSATPAAAPKPLSPQQSPKFVPATPAIPLADVAVVSPSPRHVDRFLELRLLHHFTTNTASTLFTTQQPTNEDVWQRAVPQIAFQGKDYLMDAVLSVAALHLRTQNPNDKALIRASHAYAASTLAEYCSSLERGITADNAEALFLTATLIAFQSTASRIFAKDDGDGDATEPNTRYTLPMPWFHAFQGVKTIVASSWQWIRNSEVVKAVIDSQPSFQLDLNPRGPKSFFGHLLDGLDDELATENRFQITATSQAYSHAVSVLNWAHKNKYAPATLAFPASVSRRFVELVEEKRPRALAILACFFALLKRMDNVWWLGDVALREVMGLVSLFESGSSWWRHLEWPVRIAHWEGSAIPPDVWGAECEEQPQAGKGFVETMMSHIELLTKLTNPATAAQTSPSLSVVGDFGLTAAPLD
- a CDS encoding uncharacterized protein (EggNog:ENOG503P44J~COG:S), with the translated sequence MPPRRSHKKSRAGCRRCKHRKIKCDEVHPRCGNCVKHGVSCDFDSRAPPDDLAALTPAADDRSAMSPSSTSATPAAAPKPLSPQQSPKFVPATPAIPLADVAVVSPSPRHVDRFLELRLLHHFTTNTASTLFTTQQPTNEDVWQRAVPQIAFQGKDYLMDAVLSVAALHLRTQNPNDKALIRASHAYAASTLAEYCSSLERGITADNAEALFLTATLIAFQSTASRIFAKDDGDGDATEPNTRYTLPMPWFHAFQGVKTIVASSWQWIRNSEVVKAVIDSQPSFQLDLNPRGPKSFFGHLLDGLDDELATENRFQITATSQAYSHAVSVLNWAHKNKYAPATLAFPASVSRRFVELVEEKRPRALAILACFFALLKRMDNVWWLGDVALREVMGLVSLFESGSSWWRHLEWPVRIAHWEGSAIPPDVWGAECEEQPQAGKGFVETMMSHIELLTKLTNPATAAQTSPSLSVVGDFGLTAAPLD
- the RPF2 gene encoding rRNA-binding ribosome biosynthesis protein rpf2 (COG:J~BUSCO:EOG09263EBB~EggNog:ENOG503NV15), which gives rise to MLRQVKPRNARSKRALEKREPKAIENPKTCLFLRGSSCSQVVQDALNDLHALRLPLAKKFTKKNPIHPFEDASSLEFFSEKNDASLLVFGSTQKKRPHAITFVRTFGHKVLDMLETYLDPDSFRAMAQFKNKKFAVGLRPMLLFAGAAFESPVANEYTLAKSMLLDFFRGEPSDKIDVEGLQYIVSVTAEDEVAAGGDGSGSGSGKPAIHLRVYLIRTKRSGQKLPRVEVEEIGPRMDLRVGRVQEADESMLKEAMRKPRGTEEKTKKNVTTDSMGDKLGRVHLGRQDLSQLQLRKMKGLKRSRGDDDEPREDVVEEDPKRAKH